CATGCCGGTCGCCGGATCGTATCCGTAGGTGGTGATCGTGTTCGCGCTTTCGCCGAGCACGATCGGATCGGTGCCTTTCGGATAATTGCCACGGAGGTCCTTGCCCGCGAACCAGCCGCCGAAATGGAAAGGCATCCAGGCGACGCCCCTGCCGACGCGGTCGGTAACGAGCGCCTTCATCCTGGCGCGCGAATTGTTCTCAGCGCCCGTGACCCAGACCCAGCCGCCGTCCTTGATCCCGCGGTCGGCCGCATCGGCGGGATTGATCTCGATGAACATGTCTTGCTGCAACTCGGCAAGCCACGGGTTGGTGCGCGTTTCTTCGCCGCCGCCCTCGTATTCGACGAGACGACCCGAGGACAGGATGAGCGGGAATTGCTTGGCGATTCCCTTCTCGACCGCGGCCTTTTGCACGGAAAAACCGATATTGGGCATCCTGAACTGCTTGGCATCGGGCAGTGTCGGATATTTCGCGACCAGATCGACGCGCGGCGTGTAGATCGGCTCGCGATGAACCGGAATGGGATCGGGCAGGCCGAACGCATTCATGCGCGCCTTGCCGTTGCCGTAGGGCACGCAGCCGTGCTTCAGCGCGACGCGCTGGATGCCGCCGGACAGGTCGAGCGACCACGACACCGCATCCGGATTGGCGGAATTGATCTTGGTGATGGTGGCCATTTCAGCTTCGGTCAGGTCCTTATCCCAGCCGAGCTTCTTCAGGCTCGCCAGCGTGAATTCCGGATAGCCGTCCTGGATCTCCGAGTCCTTGGAATAGGATCCCTCTGCAAGCAGGCTTACCTTCCGCGTCGTGCCGTCGGCAAGCTTCTCCTCGCGTTCGATGCCGAAGCGCGGACGGAACGTGCCGCCGCCGTCCATCACACTGAGATTGGTGTTGTAGAGCAACGGCGTGCCGGGATGCCGCACCTCGGGCGAACCCCAGCACGGCCAAGGTAGGCCGTAATAGTCGCCACCGACTTCCGGATCGTCCTTCGGCGCCCGCATGGTCAGCATGTCGAACTTGGCCTGGTTCCTCATATGTGCCTTGAGCCGCTCGGGCGACTGTCCGCAATAGCCGGTCGACCAGCTACCGCGGTTCATTTCCCGAAGCACGTCCTCGGCCTCCGGCAGATTGTTCTCGACCTTGATGTTCTTGAACATCTTGTCGGCGAAACCGCACTTCTTCGCCATCAGGTAAATGACCTCGAGGTCATCCTTGGACTCGAAGACCGGCTTTACGATCTGCTCGCCCCACTGCAGCGAGCGGTTCGAGGCGACTCGCGACCCCTTGCACTCGAATTGGGTGCCAACCGGGAGAAGATAGAGGCCATCCCTGCGTCCCGCCTCCACCGCGAGCGATGCCCAGGTGGTCGGATGCGGGTCGGCGACGACAAGCAGTTCGAGCGCCTTCAGACCCTGGAGGGATTCCGGAACGCGCGTGATGCTGTTGCTGGCGTGTCCCTGCACGAAGATCGCCCGCACATTATCCTTCTGCGCGACCTGATCTTTCGGCAGTATCACCGCATCGAACCATCGGGTAAGCGGGATGCCGGGGGTTTCCATGATTTGTTTGGAGTCGAAGCGCGACTTCAGGAACTCGTAGTCGACTTCCCAAACCCGCGCCCAATGCTTCCACGCGCCTTCGGCAAGGCCGTAATAGAACGGCAGGGTGACGACATCGAGCCCGACGTCGGTCGCTCCTTGCACGTTGTCATGGCCACGGAAGATATTGGCGCCTGTGCCGGCCTTGCCGACATTGCCGGTCAACAGCAATGCAATGCAGCTTGCCCGCACGTTTGCGGTGCCGACGGTCTTCTGGGTCTGGCCCATGGCCCAGATCAGGGTTGCCGGTCTCTCTGTGGCAAGCATCTTGGCGACGCGCTTGAGCTGTTCGCCGGGAACGCCGCTGACGCGCTCGACTTCTTCCGGATTCCACTTCTCTATTTCCTTACGGAGATCATCGAAGCCGTAGACGCGCTGCTTGATGAATTCCTTATCCTCCCACCCGTTCTGGATGACGTGCCACATCATGCCGTAGAGCACAGGAATATCGGTGCCCGGCCGCATCCGCACATATTCGGTCGCATGGGCGGCGGTACGCGTCAGCCGCGGATCGATGACGACAAAGTTGGCCTTTTGCATCTCCTTGCCCTCGAGGAGATGCTGCAGCGATACGGGATGGGCCTCAGCCGGATTGCCGCCCATGATGATTTGGGTCTTGGCATTGCGGATGTCGTTGAAGCTATTGGTCATCGCGCCGTAGCCCCAGGTGTTGGCCACGCCGGTGACAGTCGTCGAATGGCAAATACGTGCCTGATGGTCGGTGTTGTTGGTCCCCCAGAACGCGCCGAGTTTGCGAAAGAGATAGGAGCCCTCATTGGTCATTTTGGCCGATCCAAGCCAGTAGACCGAATCGGGGCCCGACTTCTCGCGAATTTCATGCAGCTTGTCGCCGATCTCGTTGATCGCCGTGTCCCAGGAGACGCGCGTCCATTGTCCATCGGCGAGTTTCATCGGATAGCGGAGCCGGCGTTCGCTGTGCACGAGCTCGCGCACCGAAGCGCCCTTCGCGCAATGCGATCCCCGATTGATCGGCGAATCCCAACTCGGCTCTTGGCCGATCCATACTCCGTTCAGCACTTCTGCGGTCACGGTGCATCCAACCGAGCAATGCGTACAAATGTTCTTGCGAACGGTCGCCCCTGAGGTGAGTGGGCCGGCCATCGCCGCCTTCGCCTTGCGGACGCTGCCGATCGGCAACGTCCCCAACGCGGCGAGCGCGCCGCCGGCAAGGCCGGATCGGCGCAGGAAGGTACGGCGGTCGAGACGATCAGCTTGCCCAGACAAGCCCGCCGCGATTGATCCGCGTGAAGCGGTTTCGGAACGCTGTTGTGTTCTCCTGATCAGCACGACCGCCTCCCTCAACCAGGGTAACGATTGACGCGGTAGTAGGCTTTCACGTGATCGGTTTCCTTGTAGCGCGGCTTGCGTTTCTCTTGGTCCGACTCGCTGTCGGCCTCTGCCGAAGTCATCAAGGGTGTCGCCAGCGTCGCTCCGGCGCCGGCTGCGCCGATGCCGAGCTTGCGCAGAAAGTCGCGGCGAGCGACGATCGTTCTCTTGCTGTCTCGCATCGCATCTCTCCCGGACCAGCGGCGCTGATCAGTTGGCGAACGTGAAAGCTTTCGATTCTATTTCCAAAAAGGCGCGTCCAAGCGTTCCGACCGACCGGTAGAATCTGGCGCCTTCCGCCTTCTCCATGTCGGCGAACAAGCGTCCCATCCAGCACGACAGGTGCCTCTCGAAGAAGGCGCGCTCTGCTTGCTGCGATGCTCGGAAGCGGCCGCTCGCGAACCCCGCCATGACCTCGCACAGCGTCGCCGCGTGATCCTCGGGCTCATAACTGTTCTCCACCCGTTCGATGCCGAGCGCGGCGAGATCGTCGCGCAGGCGCGACAGCGGACGTTCGTTGAGGAAGCCCGTCAGGTAATAGGAGGCGTAAGGCAGCAGCTCGCCACGGCCGAGACCGACGAACAGATCGAAATATTCGCGCTCGACTTCGAACGTGGCCGCAATCGATGCAGCGTCTGCAAGGGTCGCATGAGCGCGGCCGAGCGGCGTCGCATCACCGTTGAGCTGTGCGATTTGTTCGAGCAACGCAGCCGGCGGTGCTGAGGAGAGCAACCTCGCAAGCAGCGCGTATTCCCGCGCTCGATCGGCATCGATCGGATCAACCGAGTCGTCCGTTACGACGGGCTCGCTATAGAGATCCGGGCGAAGCACCTTGCGCGATATGCCGGTTGCGCCTTCGACCGCAATTACCCGCTGCGCGGGCACCCTGTTCCAGTTCGACACCGAGGGCTGCGCAATACCGATTTTCCGGGCAAGCTGGGCAACGCCGCCCGCCGCATCGATGGCACGTTCAAGGCCTGCATCGCGCACCCTGACCTCCCATCCTCGGGGTCAATTGCGTTTGCGGGGGAAAGACTACGACGCGCTTCGCGAAGTGGTCAATCAACTAGCATAGCTTCAGGCTATCGCACTTAGTCGCAGTCTACTGGGGCAGCGCTCCGCCATGTGTGCGACGCGGAAGAGGCGTTTCTTCTCTAGGAGCTGCCGGTTGCGATGCAGCAGAACCCGAGGACAGCTCCGCCACTGCGGACTTGCCTTGCGGCTGAGGATCCGTGGTCACCTTCGCCGCGTTTGATGATTGCGCGAAGCCGACCTCCTCTCGAGCTGGCCGCCCAGCACCTTCCCCAGCCTCTCCGGGCTGGTTGGTGAGGTTCTCAGCGGTCTCTACCACTCCGCTGACGATGCGGCGAACCAGTCCGTCAACCCGCTCGGCCGAATAGTCCAGTGGACCGAAGCCAGCCATGGCGTTCGGGTCATTGAAGTCCCAGGCGTTTTCCGCCAACCCTACGAAATCGCGGATGGCAGGATCGGCGCTCCAGGCACGACGAAGCGCCGCACGGCTCAACTCCTGCGGAATGCCTTTGCGCAGGAAGGCCCTGATGTCGGTGGCCGCATCGATCGATTCAATTGGGGGCAAGTTCGAAAGTTCCGTCTCGACGGGAATTGGCCCTGACGCGACACGGTCGAGCGACGCTGATCCATGCACGGGAGAAGCTTCTTCCGCCTCGGGTTCAGCGTGACCAGCCTTCGCCTCTTGCTTGCGACGCGACCAGCGCGTCAGAAATTGCTCGTCGCTCATTCGTGCCCACCTTCGGGGTGACGTCGCGCAAGGGCCTCCGGATCGGCACGCCGCCGCTCGCGCTTGACGAACTCCGTCTCGACGTGGTGCTCGGCGATGAAATATTCAATCGTCTCATGCAGCACCTCAGGCATCGGCACCGCTTCGACCAGGTTGTCACCGGCTTCGGTGAATGCCTCACCTTCCGCAGGGTCCGCGGTGACGGCCGAAACAGCGTAGGGCCAGGCTCCCTCGGAAGGAGTCAATACGATCCAGATGCTGGGCGCGCCGGTTGCAAGGTTATCGCGGTAGCGCGCGGTTTCCGAACGATAGAGGTCGACCGTCGCGCTCCCGGCATAAAAGAGGGTCGTTCCCTCCTGCTCCCGTAGAATAGTCCACGGCGTCATCTCCGGCTCATCCGGCAATACGCCGGTGCCGCGCCAGACAAAATCGATCCATGCTGACTCCGCCTTGCGCC
The DNA window shown above is from Bradyrhizobium sp. ISRA464 and carries:
- a CDS encoding molecular chaperone TorD family protein, whose amino-acid sequence is MRDAGLERAIDAAGGVAQLARKIGIAQPSVSNWNRVPAQRVIAVEGATGISRKVLRPDLYSEPVVTDDSVDPIDADRAREYALLARLLSSAPPAALLEQIAQLNGDATPLGRAHATLADAASIAATFEVEREYFDLFVGLGRGELLPYASYYLTGFLNERPLSRLRDDLAALGIERVENSYEPEDHAATLCEVMAGFASGRFRASQQAERAFFERHLSCWMGRLFADMEKAEGARFYRSVGTLGRAFLEIESKAFTFAN
- a CDS encoding formate dehydrogenase subunit alpha, producing the protein MLIRRTQQRSETASRGSIAAGLSGQADRLDRRTFLRRSGLAGGALAALGTLPIGSVRKAKAAMAGPLTSGATVRKNICTHCSVGCTVTAEVLNGVWIGQEPSWDSPINRGSHCAKGASVRELVHSERRLRYPMKLADGQWTRVSWDTAINEIGDKLHEIREKSGPDSVYWLGSAKMTNEGSYLFRKLGAFWGTNNTDHQARICHSTTVTGVANTWGYGAMTNSFNDIRNAKTQIIMGGNPAEAHPVSLQHLLEGKEMQKANFVVIDPRLTRTAAHATEYVRMRPGTDIPVLYGMMWHVIQNGWEDKEFIKQRVYGFDDLRKEIEKWNPEEVERVSGVPGEQLKRVAKMLATERPATLIWAMGQTQKTVGTANVRASCIALLLTGNVGKAGTGANIFRGHDNVQGATDVGLDVVTLPFYYGLAEGAWKHWARVWEVDYEFLKSRFDSKQIMETPGIPLTRWFDAVILPKDQVAQKDNVRAIFVQGHASNSITRVPESLQGLKALELLVVADPHPTTWASLAVEAGRRDGLYLLPVGTQFECKGSRVASNRSLQWGEQIVKPVFESKDDLEVIYLMAKKCGFADKMFKNIKVENNLPEAEDVLREMNRGSWSTGYCGQSPERLKAHMRNQAKFDMLTMRAPKDDPEVGGDYYGLPWPCWGSPEVRHPGTPLLYNTNLSVMDGGGTFRPRFGIEREEKLADGTTRKVSLLAEGSYSKDSEIQDGYPEFTLASLKKLGWDKDLTEAEMATITKINSANPDAVSWSLDLSGGIQRVALKHGCVPYGNGKARMNAFGLPDPIPVHREPIYTPRVDLVAKYPTLPDAKQFRMPNIGFSVQKAAVEKGIAKQFPLILSSGRLVEYEGGGEETRTNPWLAELQQDMFIEINPADAADRGIKDGGWVWVTGAENNSRARMKALVTDRVGRGVAWMPFHFGGWFAGKDLRGNYPKGTDPIVLGESANTITTYGYDPATGMQEPKVTLCQIAAA
- a CDS encoding DUF3306 domain-containing protein — translated: MSDEQFLTRWSRRKQEAKAGHAEPEAEEASPVHGSASLDRVASGPIPVETELSNLPPIESIDAATDIRAFLRKGIPQELSRAALRRAWSADPAIRDFVGLAENAWDFNDPNAMAGFGPLDYSAERVDGLVRRIVSGVVETAENLTNQPGEAGEGAGRPAREEVGFAQSSNAAKVTTDPQPQGKSAVAELSSGSAASQPAAPREETPLPRRTHGGALPQ
- a CDS encoding DUF3305 domain-containing protein; this translates as MSPAVLPSLRIPVGVVVERRKAESAWIDFVWRGTGVLPDEPEMTPWTILREQEGTTLFYAGSATVDLYRSETARYRDNLATGAPSIWIVLTPSEGAWPYAVSAVTADPAEGEAFTEAGDNLVEAVPMPEVLHETIEYFIAEHHVETEFVKRERRRADPEALARRHPEGGHE